TAACCTTGGTTTTCTGAGTGAAGAGAATTTCTCTCCAGCATACATATGGAATAAGTAATAGTGTAACTCTTATGGCAAAACCTTTAAGTGCTCAggttttactttgacttttgtttgaaTAAAGTACTTCAATCAAGTCTTTTGTTCACTGAagttttctgtaaaatagtgttaaaatctcGTCTCGCTCTCCTGAACCCAATCGTGTGTCTCGTCTTGTGAGCTAGGTGTCTCGTCACACCAATAGCAATAGAGTTTAGCCTTGCatgggtttatttttaaacctcaccactttgactttttttgcttGCTTCTTCTCTTTAGGCTTGGATGGGCTCTCAACCTGGATAAGAGTGTTGATTTGCTTTATCACCATTTAAACCCTGACCTGCAACATGCCCATTGGctaattaatttgtttattgcTCCACAGTCATCCTCACATGCAGGCGACCAGGAGCTGGTTTCGCGCATGAAGAGCATGGAACTGGAGAACCAAACTCTGCACAAAGGTATGCTTATaagttttgttgtgtctccatGAGCATTTGCTTACTTGTTATACAGTATCCATTAGGGATGGGCGAAATggcctttttttattgtaattacaatattttttcagTTGTATAATATCCAAACCTTTTATCTAATTTATTTAgaacaattttattttagaatattttacTCACTCCTCCCAAACCCATCCCTTCCACTTATTAATGCcgggtggcctctagctcattTAGTAGATGTGTTGAGCTGCAGCAGAGTTCCCCAGCACTGGCTCTGGTGCTCTGCATGGTGTTCCGTCAGGTCAGCAGTAGTTGGTGGTTCAGCTATTcgagaataggtgactgtgagccgtgTTCACATCACTGCAAGCTGCCGGTCATTTCGACGGAGATTCCAATTAAGTAAGTAACTAGTTAAGAAAATAACTGATATTAGTCCCAGTCACTGCcaagttgtttgtgtgtctctttggcAAACCGACGGGGGGTAGGACTGAGCCTATTTGGAACTACTGGAGCCCACAGGggcacgttggttgatgttAAGGATAAAgcaactttctttctttgtttcttcatttaaaCAAGTCAACGTTAACAATACATTCaagttaattaataaaaatgatttaaaggcCAGCCCTAGTATCCATAATAAGTTTTCTTGTAATTTTGTTTGCTTGTTAGTGGTGGAGGAGATGAGAGCAGCCCTGAAGAAGCTGGAGTCCAGAGTGGCTACGCTGGAAAAGAGCCCAGCAGCTGTCCCATGTGCTAAGGTAGATATccacgttttttttattatttatttatttttagatacaTATGTTCTCTGTATTTATAAAACTGTTGTCTGAAAGAGTCAAGACAGCCTTGTCTCTGGAACAATTTGAAAAGTAATATGATGTATTCTACTTTGTTACATGTGTTCAGACTCAATTAAAAGAACATCTCATTTACAGTTACatagtttttaatgtatttgttattatactcaatttattgttttgtattgggGAGTACCTTGCATAAGCCCTTTGGCTTCCTTCCTCCCCTGCGCATATCTATTAACTTTCTTATTGTatcatgttttaattgtttgaagaaagaaagataaaactTTATTGGAAAAAGCCTTCTCAAGAGCAGGCATTTAGATACTTCCTGCCTTTTTTCCATTGTCCAGTCTGCTCCAGTCAAGGCTGTTCCTGTCAAACCGGTAAAGGTGGAAAACGGTGATGACGATGACATTGACTTGTTCGGCAGTGATGAGGACGACGAGGAGGCAGCACGCCTTAAGCAGGAGCGCGTGGATGCCTATGCAGCCAAGAAGTCCAAGAAACCTGCCCTCATCGCCAAGTCATCTATCCTGTTGGACGTCAAGCCTGTACGTGTCCTCTTAAACTGTATCATGTTGCTTATTCAAATTCTAGTTCCATCGTAGTTTTGTTCTCATACAGGGAACCAATGGTTATGGAAAATGTAAAATCAGCAAATCTGTCTCCCCAGAGAACGGattaatttgtaaaatgattTTTGATTGAATAATTTTCTTGTTTCGGGTAGAAAATGAAGACTAAACATAGTTTGGGTTTAATCtcctttaaattaatttccacTTAATTTATCtacttaaatattttttaataatttagcCAGAATTAAACTATGCGTTGCAAACAATGCATTTATTAACTTAACTGTccaacaaaataagttaaacAAGCATGTATGTCATTcaacatacactaccggtcaaaagtttggggtcactcacaaatttccattggactccattatagacagaatcccagctgagatcagttgccttgttttttttaaccagggcagcagtttccagattacattatgtgcttacataattgcaaaagggttgtttaatgttttcttagttagttttttaaaatatcagattagtaaacaaaatgtgcctttggaacattggatgaatggttgctgataatgggaaatgtagatattgcattaaagatcagccacccacccagatcagctggtatcctgtctgtaatggagtgaaatggaaatttgtaagtaccccaaacttttgaccggtagtgtatgttgAAGGTTTTGCTGCAGACTGTCTGATAACTGTCTGGTAAAATATTGTTTGGTGTGTGTCCCTTCTCTGCGTTCCCTCAGTGGGATGATGAGACTGATATGGTGAAGCTGGAGGAGTGTGTGCGCTCCGTGCAGATGGACGGGCTCCTGTGGGGACAATCCAAACTGGTGCCAGTTGGCTACGGCATCAAAAAGCTGCAGATCAACTGCGTGGTTGAGGATGACAAAGTTGGCACAGACATTCTGGAGGAGGAAATCACCAAGTTTGAGGACTATGTAAGCAACAACCACTTTGATGCAGATTATTTACCCTAataacacttgttttttttttcttaccttgAGTTATATCTACAATAGATAGCTTTGATTTCATCTAAGGTTTTAAGACTTCTGTTATACATCTCTGCCTCCACCTTGATACCAAGTTGATGAttggaattttatttttgttgcacaCAGGATTAAATAAAATTGCAGTAGGTTTAACAGCAAAATCAGTTTCCAGAATTTGTGTCAGTCATTTTAAGAAATTACTTAATTTAAGAACATGTGTAGCTACCTGGTTATTTCAAATTGCCCCTGTTTCCAATCTTTGTTCTAAGCTAAACAACTGCTGTTTTTAGCCTTAACAGATTGGATAGGAATGTGGTATTGATCTTGTGTAAATTTCCATTGGTGAAATGCTTTATTGTTGATTTTACTTTTCTTCCTTTGCAGATCCAGAGTGTAGATGTTGCTGCCTTCAATAAGATCTAAGCTCCATAAGCTGTttacctgctgctgctctggttTGCACGGTTATTAAAGTTTTGAGCACAAACCTcagttttgttattattctttgtaaaacatgaatatgGGTGAATTTACTGTAGTCTGTCAACTAGTGGCACCTTGCGAGTGTCACGGAACTTTAACATTGTCCTCAATACTGGTACCATTTAGCTGAAGTAAGCAATTGCGGTTCACAACTCTACAGTTTTAACACAACCTTTAATCATATGGTGGCTTCCTTAATTGGCACTTGGCCGTCAAAACTTTAAAACCCCTGGTATAACACTGTATAGCACtgcataaaacatttaatgatttagta
The window above is part of the Etheostoma cragini isolate CJK2018 chromosome 12, CSU_Ecrag_1.0, whole genome shotgun sequence genome. Proteins encoded here:
- the eef1da gene encoding eukaryotic translation elongation factor 1 delta a (guanine nucleotide exchange protein) isoform X9, which encodes MPKQSTNMSGLQCLASENIWFDKQRYDEAEKCFYEGANGPSTQSSSHAGDQELVSRMKSMELENQTLHKVVEEMRAALKKLESRVATLEKSPAAVPCAKSAPVKAVPVKPVKVENGDDDDIDLFGSDEDDEEAARLKQERVDAYAAKKSKKPALIAKSSILLDVKPWDDETDMVKLEECVRSVQMDGLLWGQSKLVPVGYGIKKLQINCVVEDDKVGTDILEEEITKFEDYIQSVDVAAFNKI
- the eef1da gene encoding eukaryotic translation elongation factor 1 delta a (guanine nucleotide exchange protein) isoform X8 — translated: MSGLQCLASENIWFDKQRYDEAEKCFYEGANGPSTQVKTSLQQPKGRQQKRQHRNSSSHAGDQELVSRMKSMELENQTLHKVVEEMRAALKKLESRVATLEKSPAAVPCAKSAPVKAVPVKPVKVENGDDDDIDLFGSDEDDEEAARLKQERVDAYAAKKSKKPALIAKSSILLDVKPWDDETDMVKLEECVRSVQMDGLLWGQSKLVPVGYGIKKLQINCVVEDDKVGTDILEEEITKFEDYIQSVDVAAFNKI
- the eef1da gene encoding eukaryotic translation elongation factor 1 delta a (guanine nucleotide exchange protein) isoform X7; the protein is MSNKTSNKAKTSNSSYQSTNMSGLQCLASENIWFDKQRYDEAEKCFYEGANGPSTQSSSHAGDQELVSRMKSMELENQTLHKVVEEMRAALKKLESRVATLEKSPAAVPCAKSAPVKAVPVKPVKVENGDDDDIDLFGSDEDDEEAARLKQERVDAYAAKKSKKPALIAKSSILLDVKPWDDETDMVKLEECVRSVQMDGLLWGQSKLVPVGYGIKKLQINCVVEDDKVGTDILEEEITKFEDYIQSVDVAAFNKI
- the eef1da gene encoding eukaryotic translation elongation factor 1 delta a (guanine nucleotide exchange protein) isoform X6; the encoded protein is MPKQSTNMSGLQCLASENIWFDKQRYDEAEKCFYEGANGPSTQVKTSLQQPKGRQQKRQHRNSSSHAGDQELVSRMKSMELENQTLHKVVEEMRAALKKLESRVATLEKSPAAVPCAKSAPVKAVPVKPVKVENGDDDDIDLFGSDEDDEEAARLKQERVDAYAAKKSKKPALIAKSSILLDVKPWDDETDMVKLEECVRSVQMDGLLWGQSKLVPVGYGIKKLQINCVVEDDKVGTDILEEEITKFEDYIQSVDVAAFNKI
- the eef1da gene encoding eukaryotic translation elongation factor 1 delta a (guanine nucleotide exchange protein) isoform X10; protein product: MSGLQCLASENIWFDKQRYDEAEKCFYEGANGPSTQSSSHAGDQELVSRMKSMELENQTLHKVVEEMRAALKKLESRVATLEKSPAAVPCAKSAPVKAVPVKPVKVENGDDDDIDLFGSDEDDEEAARLKQERVDAYAAKKSKKPALIAKSSILLDVKPWDDETDMVKLEECVRSVQMDGLLWGQSKLVPVGYGIKKLQINCVVEDDKVGTDILEEEITKFEDYIQSVDVAAFNKI
- the eef1da gene encoding eukaryotic translation elongation factor 1 delta a (guanine nucleotide exchange protein) isoform X5 codes for the protein MSNKTSNKAKTSNSSYQSTNMSGLQCLASENIWFDKQRYDEAEKCFYEGANGPSTQVKTSLQQPKGRQQKRQHRNSSSHAGDQELVSRMKSMELENQTLHKVVEEMRAALKKLESRVATLEKSPAAVPCAKSAPVKAVPVKPVKVENGDDDDIDLFGSDEDDEEAARLKQERVDAYAAKKSKKPALIAKSSILLDVKPWDDETDMVKLEECVRSVQMDGLLWGQSKLVPVGYGIKKLQINCVVEDDKVGTDILEEEITKFEDYIQSVDVAAFNKI